A single Halarcobacter anaerophilus DNA region contains:
- a CDS encoding MlaD family protein — MNNKVNYTLVGFLVIIGFILIFIFSYWLLKPKQENETKKYLIRFDESVLGLNIDSAVKYRGIDVGKVSNIRINPKNTEQVEVLITILKTTPIKEKTVAKLTSQGITGLSYINLNLGDNNAPFLKTKKGEEYPIIKTVPSLFENIEKSMSTISDKVSKVLSKTEHLLDDKNQKQISLILKETTIFMTRMGKLLDDKSIKHFHHILENLDNITKKTDKLIPKIDNLMTNTTNFEKSLIKDADSIAKSFIALRAAMNELQKAIANGDFNFKEMTKDTIPTLNSTLIQMENLMIKMEESLKDYNRSPADIIFKTEEIKKGPGE; from the coding sequence TACATTAGTAGGTTTTTTAGTAATTATAGGATTTATATTGATCTTTATATTTTCTTACTGGTTATTAAAACCAAAACAAGAAAATGAAACAAAAAAATATCTTATTCGTTTTGATGAATCAGTTTTAGGATTAAATATCGATTCAGCTGTAAAATATAGAGGTATTGATGTAGGAAAAGTTTCTAATATTAGAATTAATCCAAAAAATACTGAACAAGTAGAAGTATTAATAACTATTTTAAAAACTACCCCTATAAAAGAAAAAACTGTTGCCAAACTGACTTCACAAGGTATTACCGGACTAAGCTACATCAACCTTAATTTGGGGGATAACAATGCACCTTTTTTAAAAACTAAAAAAGGGGAAGAATATCCAATTATAAAAACTGTACCTTCTTTATTTGAAAATATTGAAAAATCTATGAGTACTATTTCTGATAAAGTTTCAAAGGTTTTATCAAAAACAGAACACCTGCTTGATGATAAAAATCAAAAACAAATTTCACTTATCTTAAAAGAAACAACAATCTTTATGACAAGAATGGGCAAACTACTTGATGACAAAAGCATAAAGCATTTTCATCATATTTTAGAAAATCTAGACAATATAACAAAAAAAACAGATAAGTTAATACCAAAAATTGATAATCTAATGACAAACACTACAAATTTTGAAAAAAGTTTGATAAAAGATGCAGATTCTATTGCAAAAAGTTTTATAGCTTTAAGAGCCGCTATGAATGAACTTCAAAAGGCTATCGCAAACGGAGATTTTAATTTTAAAGAGATGACAAAAGATACAATACCAACTCTAAACAGTACTTTAATACAAATGGAAAATCTTATGATAAAAATGGAAGAATCGCTTAAAGATTACAATAGAAGCCCAGCTGATATTATTTTTAAAACAGAAGAGATTAAAAAAGGTCCAGGAGAATAA